A genome region from SAR324 cluster bacterium includes the following:
- a CDS encoding LacI family DNA-binding transcriptional regulator has product MSLVTISDVAKAAGVSMKTVSRVLNKEPNVQASTRERVLRFMRQLDYTPFTAARTMRTKKTGLIGVITRAITSVSMTPDRAGLPAVNLLKGIQTVIDQCEMLMMVADTGENSANILKLTQTFREHQVEGILFVADYHQEFNPPKAFLEIPTVLVNCFDKQQRLPAVVPDDSEGGYLAAEAALSKGHQRIGLLTLPETIVASKQRKMGYLRAHKERSIQVDPDLISSVGDVGDSPDVEQQTLKKLLQTLLKLESPPTAICCGNDKMAMNVYMLLQQWDISIPEQISIIGFDDYTLVSELLNPGLTTVQLPYVEIGEAAAALLIEKIKGSVGAKEPTKMINQLIGPVVWRHSVKDFL; this is encoded by the coding sequence ATGAGTTTGGTGACAATTTCTGATGTTGCTAAAGCGGCTGGCGTATCCATGAAAACCGTTTCGAGGGTTTTAAATAAGGAGCCCAACGTCCAAGCATCAACTCGGGAGAGAGTACTCAGGTTTATGCGTCAACTAGACTATACGCCGTTCACGGCAGCCCGAACGATGCGCACTAAGAAAACTGGATTGATTGGTGTAATAACTAGAGCGATAACCTCGGTGTCGATGACTCCCGATAGAGCAGGTCTTCCCGCAGTCAATCTGCTCAAAGGAATCCAGACCGTGATAGATCAGTGTGAAATGTTAATGATGGTCGCAGATACAGGAGAAAACTCAGCAAACATTCTGAAATTAACACAGACTTTCAGGGAGCACCAAGTAGAAGGAATTCTGTTTGTAGCTGATTATCACCAAGAATTTAACCCTCCGAAAGCATTTCTTGAAATACCAACTGTGTTAGTTAATTGCTTTGACAAGCAGCAGAGGCTCCCTGCAGTGGTGCCAGATGATTCAGAGGGAGGTTACCTTGCAGCAGAGGCGGCACTGTCAAAAGGACACCAGCGTATCGGACTGCTAACTCTTCCAGAAACCATTGTAGCTTCAAAACAAAGAAAAATGGGGTATCTCAGAGCGCACAAGGAGCGGAGTATACAGGTAGATCCAGACTTAATTTCAAGTGTAGGGGATGTAGGAGATTCTCCGGATGTGGAGCAGCAAACGCTAAAAAAACTACTGCAGACGCTACTAAAATTAGAGAGCCCGCCAACGGCTATATGCTGTGGAAACGACAAAATGGCAATGAATGTCTACATGCTACTGCAGCAGTGGGATATCTCCATTCCAGAACAGATTTCTATTATAGGATTTGATGATTACACCCTGGTTTCTGAACTGCTAAATCCTGGACTGACCACTGTTCAACTACCATACGTAGAAATTGGTGAGGCAGCTGCGGCTTTGTTAATTGAGAAAATCAAAGGATCTGTAGGGGCAAAAGAGCCGACCAAGATGATCAACCAACTAATTGGACCAGTTGTATGGCGTCATTCCGTTAAGGACTTTCTTTAG
- a CDS encoding ABC transporter substrate-binding protein, translating to MLKTLFKAVLAVSIALTLSVNVSGKEYNEAPMLAKLVKEGKLPTVEERLPDDPWVIGPGTFVGEEWMDFQIGNYSDGKFLVTADIAPRNYQIGIAAGNFLIAPDQSTSPDKVKGALAEWVKWNDDYSKYTIKIRPGLKWSDGHPVTTEDVRFVFEDIYEYEALGIPCGSHRRSLYTQMDPRQDCGKLDIIDKYEFSITFSKPYGYFLSELTTWIQDHMQLIQPSHFLKKLHPKYTDESKLNKMAKEHGVEGFKQLFAIYESVHWDICCGNEPRLVDLPTLYPWKLVERNEDMMRVERNPYYAGVDPEGNQLPYIDGIITYGINDKEALIMKLVSGEVDFSNSDFMKISDMPTYIQNEERGGYNVVMTGSINGPPTLYVNQDYDYENPDSQWQKLIQDKNNHFTKALALAIDSQDINNSLYFNLYGMPTITSAEYDPKEANVLLDKAGMNKRDDDGYRTYPDGSPFRGTILTANMSPDMIDICFMLTKYFQAVGLNINAKMVTSQVLGARTKSNEMPFKVLWHDEPIWYSGISRDYDVCMKGDWSCQTKKYMETKGKQGYKPPAHMVKYYDMNAARMAVPPESPKGQELFNNLLNWFSEGNALVWPIGKIQVPNIFKKNIKNIPREGYPYNLGISESAPIWFVENE from the coding sequence ATGCTGAAAACACTATTCAAAGCGGTATTGGCAGTTAGCATAGCTCTAACGTTGTCGGTTAATGTGTCAGGTAAAGAATACAATGAAGCACCCATGTTAGCAAAGCTAGTTAAGGAGGGCAAGCTACCAACAGTTGAAGAAAGGCTTCCAGATGATCCTTGGGTAATTGGGCCAGGGACGTTTGTAGGGGAAGAATGGATGGATTTCCAAATTGGAAATTACAGTGATGGAAAATTTCTGGTTACGGCTGATATTGCACCAAGAAATTATCAGATTGGGATTGCAGCAGGAAATTTTCTAATTGCACCAGACCAGAGTACTTCACCTGATAAGGTAAAAGGAGCATTGGCTGAATGGGTAAAATGGAATGATGATTATTCAAAATATACAATAAAAATAAGACCAGGCTTAAAATGGTCAGACGGTCATCCAGTTACAACTGAGGATGTGAGGTTTGTATTTGAAGACATATATGAGTACGAGGCACTGGGCATACCGTGTGGGTCTCACAGGAGGTCCCTGTACACACAAATGGATCCAAGACAGGATTGTGGAAAGTTGGATATCATTGATAAATATGAATTTTCAATCACATTCAGTAAACCATATGGTTACTTCCTTTCAGAACTCACGACTTGGATCCAAGACCATATGCAATTGATCCAGCCTTCACACTTTCTAAAAAAATTACATCCAAAATATACGGATGAATCAAAACTCAACAAAATGGCAAAAGAGCATGGAGTAGAAGGATTCAAACAATTATTTGCTATTTATGAAAGCGTACATTGGGATATTTGTTGCGGCAATGAACCAAGATTGGTTGATCTTCCAACACTGTACCCATGGAAATTGGTGGAAAGAAATGAAGATATGATGAGGGTTGAAAGGAATCCTTATTACGCTGGAGTTGATCCAGAAGGAAATCAGTTACCTTACATTGATGGTATCATAACTTACGGGATAAATGATAAAGAAGCACTAATTATGAAGTTGGTGTCAGGTGAGGTAGATTTTTCAAATTCGGATTTCATGAAAATTAGTGACATGCCTACATACATACAAAATGAAGAAAGAGGTGGATACAATGTAGTCATGACAGGTTCAATCAACGGTCCTCCAACACTCTACGTAAATCAGGATTACGATTATGAAAATCCAGATAGCCAATGGCAAAAACTAATACAAGATAAAAATAATCATTTTACGAAAGCACTTGCTTTGGCAATAGATAGTCAAGATATTAATAATTCACTTTACTTTAACTTGTATGGAATGCCTACGATAACATCGGCAGAATACGATCCAAAAGAAGCAAATGTACTACTTGATAAAGCAGGAATGAATAAAAGAGATGATGATGGATATCGCACTTACCCTGATGGATCTCCCTTTAGAGGAACGATTCTTACAGCAAATATGTCACCGGACATGATTGATATTTGCTTTATGTTGACAAAATATTTTCAGGCAGTGGGTTTAAACATAAATGCTAAAATGGTAACAAGTCAGGTATTAGGAGCAAGGACTAAAAGTAATGAAATGCCATTTAAAGTACTTTGGCACGACGAACCCATATGGTATTCAGGGATATCAAGAGATTATGATGTTTGTATGAAAGGTGATTGGAGTTGCCAAACAAAAAAATATATGGAAACCAAGGGAAAGCAGGGATATAAACCACCTGCGCACATGGTCAAGTACTATGACATGAACGCAGCAAGAATGGCTGTACCACCAGAATCACCGAAGGGGCAGGAACTGTTTAACAACTTACTGAACTGGTTTTCAGAAGGAAATGCTTTGGTATGGCCAATTGGTAAAATCCAAGTACCAAACATATTTAAGAAAAATATTAAAAATATCCCACGTGAAGGTTACCCATACAACCTAGGAATCTCAGAGTCAGCACCAATATGGTTTGTTGAAAATGAATAA